One window of Halopseudomonas maritima genomic DNA carries:
- the gloA gene encoding lactoylglutathione lyase: protein MRILHTMLRVGDLEKSIAFYTEVLGMTLLRRKDYPDGRFTNAFVGYGNEAEHAVLELTWNWDTARYELGSGYGHIAIEVLDVYRACEQIRAAGGHVVREAGPMKHGTRVIAFVEDPDGYRIELLSARE from the coding sequence ATGCGAATTTTGCACACCATGCTCCGTGTTGGAGATTTGGAAAAATCCATCGCTTTCTACACCGAAGTACTTGGCATGACGCTGCTGCGTCGCAAGGATTACCCTGACGGGCGCTTTACCAATGCCTTTGTCGGTTACGGCAATGAGGCTGAGCACGCGGTGTTGGAACTCACCTGGAACTGGGATACCGCCCGCTATGAGTTGGGCAGCGGCTACGGCCATATCGCTATCGAGGTGCTGGATGTATATCGCGCCTGCGAGCAGATCCGCGCAGCCGGCGGGCATGTGGTACGCGAGGCCGGACCGATGAAACACGGCACGCGCGTGATCGCCTTTGTGGAAGACCCGGACGGCTACCGTATCGAGCTGCTGTCGGCCAGGGAGTAG
- a CDS encoding argininosuccinate synthase encodes MAEVKKVVLAYSGGLDTSVILKWLQETYNCEVVTFTADLGQGEEVEPARAKAQALGVKEIYIDDLREEFVRDFVFPMFRANTVYEGEYLLGTSIARPLIAKRLIEIANETGADAISHGATGKGNDQVRFELGAYALKPGVKVIAPWREWDLLSREKLMDYAEQNNIPIERHGKKKSPYSMDANLLHISYEGGVLEDTWAEHEEDMWRWSVSPENAPDQATYLELSYRNGDIVAIDGKDMTPAEVLTYLNKVGGDNGIGRLDIVENRFVGMKSRGCYETPGGTIMLKGHRAIESITLDREVAHLKDSLMPKYAELIYNGFWWSPERVMLQEMIDASQVNVNGVVRLKLYKGNVIVVGRKSDDSLFDANIATFEDDAGAYDQADAAGFIKLNALRMRIAANKGRKLL; translated from the coding sequence ATGGCAGAAGTCAAGAAAGTCGTCCTGGCCTATTCCGGCGGTCTGGATACCTCGGTCATCCTCAAGTGGCTGCAGGAAACCTACAACTGCGAGGTGGTGACCTTTACCGCCGACCTCGGCCAGGGTGAAGAAGTAGAACCCGCGCGTGCCAAGGCTCAAGCCCTGGGCGTGAAGGAAATCTACATTGACGATCTGCGTGAAGAATTCGTGCGTGATTTCGTGTTCCCGATGTTCCGCGCCAATACCGTTTATGAAGGCGAATACCTGCTGGGCACCTCTATCGCCCGTCCGCTGATCGCCAAGCGCCTGATCGAAATCGCCAACGAAACCGGTGCCGACGCCATCTCCCACGGCGCTACCGGCAAGGGCAATGACCAGGTGCGCTTTGAGCTGGGCGCTTATGCGCTGAAGCCGGGCGTTAAAGTGATTGCACCCTGGCGTGAATGGGACCTGCTGTCGCGTGAGAAGCTGATGGACTACGCCGAGCAGAACAACATTCCGATCGAGCGCCACGGCAAGAAGAAGTCGCCGTACTCCATGGATGCCAACCTGCTGCACATCTCCTACGAGGGCGGTGTGCTGGAAGACACCTGGGCCGAGCATGAAGAAGACATGTGGCGCTGGTCGGTTTCGCCGGAGAACGCACCGGATCAGGCCACCTATCTGGAGCTGTCCTACCGCAATGGCGACATCGTGGCCATCGATGGCAAGGACATGACGCCGGCTGAAGTGCTGACCTACCTGAACAAGGTGGGTGGCGACAACGGTATCGGTCGTCTGGATATCGTTGAAAACCGTTTTGTCGGCATGAAGTCCCGTGGCTGCTACGAAACCCCCGGCGGTACCATCATGCTCAAGGGTCACCGCGCCATCGAGTCCATCACCCTGGACCGTGAAGTGGCCCACCTGAAAGACAGCCTGATGCCCAAGTACGCGGAGCTGATCTACAACGGCTTCTGGTGGAGCCCTGAGCGTGTGATGCTGCAGGAAATGATCGACGCTTCGCAGGTCAACGTAAACGGTGTTGTGCGCCTGAAGCTCTATAAGGGCAACGTGATTGTTGTCGGTCGCAAGTCCGACGATTCGCTGTTCGATGCCAACATCGCAACCTTCGAGGACGACGCTGGTGCTTACGATCAGGCAGATGCGGCCGGCTTTATCAAGCTGAATGCACTGCGCATGCGCATTGCTGCCAATAAGGGCCGCAAGCTGCTCTAA
- a CDS encoding flagellar protein MotY, which yields MRDFPSMRQALWSKRGDTLVTRTYLTILLSVALPAQAMTFQTRMEDVRWQVAGDQFACRLSQSVAGYGEATFVRRAGERAAFELKAWDNPMRPGTAQIFNDPPPWRPGSAAQPVGQGVVAPGSQAMLLPFEQAGRMLAGLASGLQPTIMRSSAAGSESVRVVVSSVGYQQAWNDYQACVSKLLPISAAQAEQSNISFRSGGSVLSDEAKGMLDAILQYLQAADEVSEIVLDGHSDNQGNRLDNRELSRQRALAVRDYLMAQGVEESLFSMRFHGDRYPIASNRTAEGRAANRRVMVRLQYN from the coding sequence ATGAGAGATTTTCCGTCCATGCGCCAAGCGCTGTGGAGCAAGCGTGGAGACACCCTGGTGACGCGAACCTATCTGACTATCCTGCTGAGCGTGGCACTGCCAGCGCAGGCGATGACCTTCCAGACCCGAATGGAAGATGTCCGCTGGCAGGTGGCAGGAGACCAGTTCGCTTGCCGTCTGTCTCAATCGGTGGCGGGCTACGGCGAGGCTACTTTTGTTCGCCGCGCTGGCGAGCGTGCGGCCTTTGAGCTCAAGGCTTGGGATAACCCCATGCGCCCCGGGACGGCACAAATCTTCAACGATCCACCGCCATGGCGGCCGGGGAGTGCGGCGCAGCCGGTGGGTCAAGGCGTGGTTGCGCCCGGTAGCCAGGCCATGCTGCTGCCCTTTGAGCAGGCGGGCAGAATGCTCGCCGGCCTTGCCTCCGGTCTGCAGCCGACCATCATGCGCAGCAGTGCGGCCGGTAGTGAATCGGTCCGCGTGGTGGTGTCCAGCGTTGGCTACCAGCAGGCCTGGAATGACTACCAGGCCTGCGTCAGCAAGCTGCTGCCGATCAGCGCGGCCCAGGCCGAGCAGAGCAATATCAGCTTTCGTTCTGGCGGCAGTGTGCTGAGCGACGAGGCAAAGGGCATGCTGGATGCGATTCTGCAGTACCTGCAGGCGGCCGACGAGGTTAGCGAAATCGTGCTCGATGGCCATTCGGACAACCAGGGCAATCGGCTGGATAACCGCGAGCTCTCGCGTCAGCGCGCCTTGGCCGTGCGCGACTATCTGATGGCCCAAGGCGTGGAAGAGTCGCTATTTAGCATGCGTTTTCACGGTGACCGCTATCCGATTGCCAGCAACCGCACGGCCGAAGGGCGTGCGGCCAACCGCCGCGTGATGGTGCGTTTGCAATACAACTAG
- the pyrC gene encoding dihydroorotase, whose amino-acid sequence MTDRLTLTRPDDWHIHLRDGAMLQHTVPDAARSFGRAIIMPNLVPPVRDAAEAAGYRERILAARPAGSQFEPLMVLYLTDQTSPEVVRQAKASGQVVAAKLYPAGATTNSQSGVTALENIYPALEAMAEVGMLLLVHGEVTHAEVDIFDREKAFIDQQLVKVVERFPTLKVVFEHITTGDAVSFVQQAPDNVGATITAHHLMFNRNHMLVGGIRPHLFCLPVLKRQTHQQALREAAISGSAKFFLGTDSAPHARHAKEAACGCAGCYTAHAAIELYAETFDELGALDKLEGFASFHGPDFYGLPRNTDTITLVRDSWAVPAELPFGDQNVVPLRAGEHIHWRLA is encoded by the coding sequence ATGACTGACCGCCTGACGCTAACCCGCCCGGATGACTGGCATATTCACCTGCGCGACGGTGCCATGCTGCAACACACGGTGCCCGACGCCGCCCGTAGCTTTGGTCGCGCCATCATCATGCCCAATCTGGTGCCGCCGGTACGCGACGCCGCCGAGGCAGCCGGCTACCGCGAGCGTATTCTCGCCGCCCGCCCGGCTGGCTCACAGTTTGAGCCGCTCATGGTACTGTATCTGACCGATCAGACCTCCCCTGAGGTCGTTCGCCAGGCCAAAGCCAGCGGTCAGGTGGTAGCCGCCAAGCTCTACCCGGCTGGCGCCACGACCAATTCCCAGTCTGGTGTCACCGCGCTGGAGAACATCTATCCCGCGCTTGAAGCCATGGCCGAGGTAGGCATGTTGCTGCTGGTGCACGGCGAGGTGACCCATGCCGAGGTCGATATCTTCGACCGGGAAAAAGCCTTCATCGACCAGCAACTGGTCAAGGTGGTTGAGCGCTTCCCTACCCTCAAGGTGGTATTTGAACACATCACCACCGGCGATGCCGTCAGCTTCGTCCAGCAGGCGCCTGACAACGTTGGCGCGACCATCACCGCCCATCACCTGATGTTCAACCGCAACCACATGCTGGTTGGCGGTATTCGCCCGCACCTGTTCTGTCTGCCGGTGCTCAAGCGTCAGACGCACCAGCAGGCACTGCGCGAGGCCGCCATCTCCGGCTCAGCCAAGTTCTTCCTGGGCACCGACTCCGCGCCACACGCACGCCATGCCAAGGAAGCGGCCTGCGGCTGCGCCGGTTGCTACACGGCTCACGCGGCCATCGAGCTGTACGCCGAGACCTTTGATGAACTGGGCGCGCTGGACAAGCTTGAGGGTTTTGCCAGCTTCCACGGACCGGATTTTTACGGTCTGCCGCGCAACACCGATACCATCACCCTGGTCCGTGATAGCTGGGCGGTACCAGCAGAGCTGCCGTTCGGTGATCAAAACGTCGTCCCGCTACGCGCTGGCGAACACATTCACTGGCGTCTGGCCTGA
- the rnt gene encoding ribonuclease T, with protein sequence MSEFDFDDEERDPVTSGKAKSPLAYRFRGFLPVVVDVETGGFNAATDALLEIAATTINMDDDGLVYPDQTSFFRIEPFEGANIEAAALEFTGIKLDHPLRQAVTEEHALGEIFKQIRKAIKSAGCKRAVLVGHNAFFDLGFLNAAVARTDLKRNPFHPFSCFDTATLGGLAYGQTVLAKACSAAGIDFDGREAHSARYDTEKTADLFCTIVNRWREMGGWPPVE encoded by the coding sequence GTGAGCGAGTTCGACTTTGACGATGAAGAACGCGATCCCGTGACCTCGGGCAAGGCCAAATCGCCGCTGGCCTATCGCTTTCGAGGCTTCCTGCCGGTGGTGGTGGACGTGGAAACCGGTGGCTTCAACGCCGCCACCGACGCCCTGCTGGAGATTGCGGCTACCACCATCAATATGGATGACGACGGACTGGTCTATCCGGACCAGACCAGTTTCTTCCGTATCGAGCCGTTTGAAGGCGCCAATATCGAAGCCGCCGCGCTGGAGTTCACTGGTATCAAGCTCGATCACCCCCTGCGTCAGGCGGTGACCGAAGAGCACGCGCTTGGCGAGATCTTCAAGCAGATCCGCAAGGCCATCAAATCGGCCGGCTGCAAACGCGCCGTGCTGGTTGGCCACAACGCGTTTTTCGATCTGGGGTTTCTCAACGCTGCGGTCGCCCGTACCGACCTCAAGCGCAACCCCTTCCACCCCTTCTCCTGCTTTGATACCGCCACACTTGGCGGCCTGGCCTACGGCCAGACCGTACTGGCCAAGGCCTGCAGTGCGGCGGGCATCGACTTTGATGGTCGCGAAGCCCACTCCGCGCGCTACGACACGGAGAAAACCGCCGACCTGTTTTGCACCATCGTCAACCGCTGGCGTGAAATGGGCGGCTGGCCCCCGGTCGAATAA
- a CDS encoding TAXI family TRAP transporter solute-binding subunit, giving the protein MRKSLALLFSATIGYASLGATPVAAETFVTIGTGGQTGVYYVVGQSVCRLLNRNSADHGIRCNAPSSGGSVANVNAIRGGEMNMGVVQSDIQYKAYEGIQSFEADGAYSDMRALFALHGEPLTVVARKDAGIAGVADLKGKRVNIGNPGSGQRDTMDVVMGALGWTVDDLALASELGAAEQAAALGDNNIDAMVYVVGHPNGSIQEATTTVDANLVSVSGPEIDQLISERPYYAKAIIPGGLYRGNDNDTETFGVRATLVASTATDEETVYQTVKAVFENFDRFKRLHPAFATLKEEEMIKEGLSAPLHDGAIRYYKERGWM; this is encoded by the coding sequence ATGCGCAAATCCCTTGCCCTGCTGTTCTCAGCCACCATCGGATACGCTTCCCTGGGCGCCACGCCTGTTGCCGCCGAAACCTTCGTGACCATCGGTACCGGTGGCCAGACTGGCGTTTACTACGTTGTCGGTCAGTCGGTGTGCCGACTGCTCAACCGCAACAGCGCGGACCACGGTATTCGCTGCAACGCGCCGTCCAGCGGCGGCTCGGTGGCCAACGTCAACGCGATTCGCGGCGGCGAGATGAACATGGGTGTGGTGCAGTCCGACATTCAGTACAAGGCCTACGAAGGTATCCAGAGCTTTGAAGCCGATGGCGCCTACAGTGACATGCGCGCGCTCTTCGCCCTGCACGGTGAACCGCTGACCGTGGTCGCCCGCAAGGATGCCGGCATCGCCGGTGTCGCAGACCTGAAAGGCAAGCGCGTGAACATCGGCAACCCGGGCTCCGGTCAGCGCGACACCATGGATGTGGTCATGGGCGCCCTGGGCTGGACCGTGGATGACCTGGCCCTGGCCTCCGAGCTGGGCGCCGCCGAGCAGGCAGCGGCTCTGGGCGACAACAACATTGACGCCATGGTCTATGTGGTCGGCCACCCGAACGGTTCGATCCAGGAAGCCACCACCACGGTCGACGCCAATCTGGTATCGGTATCGGGCCCGGAAATCGATCAACTGATCAGCGAGCGCCCCTACTACGCCAAGGCCATTATCCCCGGCGGCCTGTACCGCGGTAACGACAACGACACCGAAACCTTCGGCGTGCGCGCCACCCTGGTTGCCTCGACCGCCACCGACGAAGAAACCGTGTACCAGACCGTGAAGGCGGTGTTCGAGAACTTCGACCGCTTCAAGCGCCTGCACCCGGCCTTCGCCACCCTCAAGGAAGAGGAAATGATCAAGGAAGGTCTGTCCGCTCCGCTGCATGACGGCGCCATCCGCTACTACAAGGAACGCGGCTGGATGTAA
- a CDS encoding TRAP transporter permease: MSQTSDANDLNTELEDLVASSDTGARKPSGAARKLLLSVAAAWSVFQLWIASPLPFILGFGVFNSTESRSIHLAFAVFLGFMAYPAFKRSPREYIPVIDWVLALVAAFCAAYLYIFYTDLAARPGRPITQDVIVAVIGLVLLLEATRRALGPPLMIVALVFIVYSMAGPWMPGILAHRGVSLEALINHQWLTTQGVFGIALGVSTSFVFLFVLFGSLLDKAGAGNYFIKVAFSLLGHYRGGPAKAAVVASGMTGLISGSSIANTVTTGTFTIPMMKRVGFSAEKAGAVEVASSVNGQIMPPVMGAAAFLMVEYVGISYVEVIKHAFLPALISYIALVYIVHLEAVKAGMQGLQSSNPPRPLLRKVLGFMTGLILLMALSFAVYYGLGWLKPLLGDAAGWVIGAALGAVYIGLLKIGSRYPELEMDEPDAPVVSLPQTRPTVMSGLHFILPVIVLIWCLMVERLSPGLSAFWATVLMIVIIITQRPLMALFRGQGETGAAVVQGLDDLWQGLVAGARNMIGIGIATATAGIIVGAVSQTGVGLVLADLVEILSMGNLLLMLALTAVLSLILGMGLPTTANYIVVSALLAPVIVTLGQQSGLLVPLIAVHLFVFYFGIMADVTPPVGLASFAAAAVSGGDPIRTGFQAFYYSLRTAALPFLFIFNTDLLLIDVDFMHGLLIFAVATVAMLIFAAATQGWLVVKSRWYESLLLLLVAFTLFRPGFWMDMLHDPYRSVPPAQLEQALGRVDEGSNLRIQVNGEDDIGQPRTFFVLVPVPDGETGSERLDKLGLLLMQDGERTLVDMVTYGSPAADMGFDFDQEIVEILAPVDRWAKEWMWIPGIAVFLLVIGLQWRRRPAAASSARA; the protein is encoded by the coding sequence ATGAGCCAGACAAGCGACGCCAATGATCTGAATACCGAGCTTGAAGACCTCGTCGCCTCCAGCGACACCGGAGCCCGCAAGCCAAGCGGAGCCGCACGCAAGCTGCTGCTAAGTGTTGCTGCAGCCTGGTCCGTATTCCAGCTATGGATCGCCTCGCCCTTGCCTTTCATACTGGGTTTCGGGGTGTTTAACAGTACAGAGTCTCGCTCGATCCATCTGGCATTCGCCGTGTTTCTGGGCTTTATGGCCTACCCCGCTTTCAAGCGGTCACCGCGCGAGTACATCCCCGTCATTGACTGGGTTTTGGCGCTCGTGGCCGCGTTTTGCGCCGCGTATCTCTATATTTTCTATACCGACTTGGCCGCACGGCCGGGCCGTCCGATCACGCAGGATGTGATCGTTGCCGTTATCGGCCTGGTGCTCCTGCTGGAGGCAACTCGCCGCGCCCTTGGGCCACCGCTGATGATCGTGGCCCTGGTGTTTATTGTGTATTCCATGGCCGGCCCCTGGATGCCGGGCATTCTTGCGCACCGTGGCGTCAGCCTCGAAGCGCTGATCAACCACCAGTGGCTGACCACCCAGGGTGTATTTGGTATCGCCCTGGGCGTATCCACCAGTTTTGTATTCCTGTTCGTGTTGTTCGGCTCGCTGCTCGACAAGGCCGGTGCCGGCAACTATTTCATCAAGGTCGCCTTTTCGCTGTTGGGCCACTATCGCGGCGGCCCGGCAAAGGCCGCCGTGGTCGCCTCCGGCATGACCGGGCTAATCTCCGGGTCGTCCATCGCCAACACCGTGACCACCGGCACTTTCACCATTCCGATGATGAAACGGGTCGGCTTTTCTGCCGAGAAGGCCGGCGCGGTCGAGGTTGCCTCCTCGGTCAACGGCCAGATCATGCCGCCAGTGATGGGCGCTGCCGCCTTTTTGATGGTTGAGTACGTTGGCATTTCCTACGTCGAGGTAATCAAACATGCCTTTTTGCCCGCGCTGATCTCCTATATCGCGCTGGTGTACATCGTGCACCTGGAGGCGGTGAAAGCCGGCATGCAGGGCCTGCAGAGCAGCAACCCGCCGCGCCCACTGCTACGCAAGGTGCTCGGCTTTATGACCGGGCTGATCCTGCTGATGGCGCTGTCCTTTGCGGTTTACTACGGCCTGGGCTGGCTCAAACCCCTGCTCGGCGACGCCGCCGGCTGGGTGATCGGCGCGGCGCTGGGCGCGGTCTATATTGGCCTGCTGAAAATCGGCTCTCGCTACCCCGAACTGGAAATGGATGAACCCGATGCGCCGGTCGTCAGCCTGCCGCAGACCAGACCCACGGTGATGTCAGGCCTGCACTTTATTCTGCCGGTGATCGTGCTGATCTGGTGCCTGATGGTGGAGCGCCTGTCACCCGGCCTTTCTGCCTTCTGGGCCACGGTACTGATGATCGTCATTATCATTACCCAACGCCCGCTGATGGCGCTGTTTCGCGGCCAGGGTGAAACCGGCGCTGCGGTTGTTCAGGGGCTGGACGACCTCTGGCAGGGCCTGGTAGCCGGCGCACGCAACATGATCGGTATCGGCATTGCCACCGCGACCGCCGGCATCATCGTTGGCGCGGTTTCCCAGACCGGGGTGGGCCTGGTGCTGGCAGACCTGGTTGAAATCCTGTCAATGGGCAACCTGCTGCTGATGCTCGCGCTGACAGCGGTGCTCAGCCTGATTCTTGGGATGGGTCTGCCGACCACCGCCAACTACATCGTGGTATCAGCGTTGCTCGCGCCGGTGATCGTTACCCTGGGCCAGCAGAGCGGCTTGCTGGTGCCGCTGATTGCGGTGCACCTGTTTGTGTTCTATTTCGGCATCATGGCGGATGTGACCCCGCCGGTCGGCCTTGCCTCCTTTGCCGCTGCGGCCGTATCAGGCGGCGACCCGATCCGCACCGGCTTTCAGGCCTTCTATTACAGCTTGCGCACCGCCGCGCTGCCCTTCCTCTTCATCTTCAATACCGACCTGCTGCTGATCGACGTGGACTTTATGCACGGCCTGCTGATCTTTGCGGTGGCCACCGTGGCCATGCTGATCTTCGCAGCGGCCACGCAGGGCTGGCTTGTCGTAAAAAGCCGCTGGTACGAGAGTCTGCTGCTGTTGCTGGTCGCCTTTACCCTGTTTCGCCCCGGCTTCTGGATGGACATGCTGCACGACCCCTACCGCAGCGTGCCGCCGGCCCAGCTGGAGCAAGCACTGGGGCGTGTTGATGAAGGCAGCAATTTGCGCATTCAGGTCAATGGCGAGGACGACATCGGCCAGCCACGTACATTTTTTGTGCTGGTGCCGGTGCCCGATGGAGAAACCGGCAGCGAACGCCTGGACAAGCTTGGCCTGCTGCTGATGCAGGACGGCGAGCGCACACTGGTGGATATGGTGACCTACGGCAGCCCGGCGGCGGATATGGGTTTCGACTTCGATCAGGAAATTGTTGAAATCCTGGCCCCGGTAGATCGCTGGGCCAAGGAGTGGATGTGGATTCCCGGCATCGCCGTATTTCTGCTGGTGATTGGACTGCAATGGCGCCGGCGCCCCGCCGCCGCCTCAAGCGCGAGGGCCTGA
- a CDS encoding universal stress protein, whose translation MYNKILLPIDLNHKQSWDKALPTALSFCQTYNASLHIVTVLPDFGLPLVGGFFPREYADKAKKTISANLKAFVAEHVPKGVKVQRIVADGKAYEAILRVAKKVDVDLIVMASHKRKRLEDYLLGTNALRVVQQSRRSVMIVR comes from the coding sequence ATGTACAACAAGATTCTGCTGCCGATCGACCTGAATCACAAACAGTCCTGGGACAAGGCGCTGCCCACGGCGCTCAGCTTCTGCCAGACCTACAACGCCTCACTGCATATTGTCACGGTACTGCCTGACTTCGGTCTGCCACTGGTGGGCGGCTTCTTTCCGCGCGAATACGCGGACAAGGCCAAGAAAACCATCAGCGCCAACCTCAAAGCCTTTGTTGCCGAGCACGTGCCCAAGGGCGTCAAGGTCCAGCGCATCGTCGCCGACGGCAAGGCCTACGAGGCCATCCTGCGCGTAGCCAAGAAGGTGGATGTAGACCTGATCGTCATGGCGTCGCACAAACGCAAACGGTTGGAGGATTACCTGCTGGGAACCAACGCGCTGCGTGTCGTGCAGCAGTCGCGCCGATCGGTCATGATTGTGCGCTGA
- a CDS encoding nitrate/nitrite transporter, with product MHTSFWKAGHTPTLFSAFLYFDLSFMVWYLLGPLAVQIATDLELSAQQRGIMVATPILAGALLRLVLGFMADRLSPKTAGIIGQVVVIITLLLAWQLGISSYEHTLLLGLGLGFAGASFAVALPLASQWYPPEHQGKAMGIAGAGNSGTVMAAVFAPGLAHLFGWQNVFGLALIPLGIALIVFMLLARNAPSRSAPKALADYARALRDVDSWWFMFFYSVTFGGFIGLASALPGYFSDQYGLNPVTAGYYTAACVMAGSLMRPLGGALADRIGGIRALLYMYGIAAVCIVIVGFNLPSSWAALAFFVAAMLGLGTGNGAVFQLVPQRFFREIGVMTGLIGMAGGVGGFILAAGLGAIKQHSGDYQLGLWLFASLGLLAWFGLYNVKRRWRTTWGASSMTAARV from the coding sequence ATGCACACCAGCTTCTGGAAAGCCGGCCACACGCCGACCCTGTTTTCAGCTTTTTTGTACTTCGACCTGAGCTTTATGGTCTGGTATCTGCTTGGCCCTCTCGCGGTGCAGATTGCCACCGATCTGGAATTGAGCGCACAGCAACGGGGCATCATGGTCGCCACCCCTATCCTCGCCGGCGCTCTGCTGCGCCTGGTACTAGGCTTTATGGCCGACCGGCTGTCGCCCAAAACCGCAGGCATCATTGGCCAGGTAGTAGTGATCATTACACTGCTGCTGGCCTGGCAACTGGGCATCAGCAGTTATGAGCACACGCTGCTGCTGGGCCTTGGCCTGGGCTTTGCCGGCGCCTCGTTCGCCGTGGCGCTGCCGCTGGCCTCGCAATGGTACCCGCCCGAGCATCAGGGCAAGGCCATGGGCATCGCCGGCGCCGGCAACTCGGGCACCGTCATGGCTGCGGTCTTCGCGCCGGGCCTCGCACACCTGTTCGGCTGGCAGAACGTGTTTGGCCTGGCCTTGATTCCGCTCGGCATCGCGCTGATCGTTTTTATGCTGCTGGCCCGCAACGCCCCCAGTCGCTCGGCACCCAAGGCACTGGCAGACTATGCCCGCGCGCTGCGTGACGTCGACAGCTGGTGGTTCATGTTCTTTTACAGCGTCACCTTTGGCGGCTTTATCGGCCTGGCCAGCGCCCTGCCCGGCTATTTCAGCGACCAGTACGGCCTCAACCCGGTGACTGCGGGTTACTACACCGCCGCCTGCGTGATGGCCGGCAGCCTGATGCGCCCACTCGGCGGCGCGCTGGCTGACCGTATCGGTGGTATCCGCGCGCTGCTGTACATGTATGGCATTGCCGCGGTATGTATTGTCATTGTCGGCTTTAACTTGCCCAGTTCCTGGGCTGCACTCGCCTTCTTTGTAGCCGCCATGCTTGGCTTGGGCACGGGCAATGGCGCGGTGTTTCAACTGGTTCCGCAGCGCTTTTTCCGCGAGATTGGTGTGATGACCGGGCTCATCGGCATGGCCGGCGGCGTGGGTGGCTTTATCCTGGCGGCGGGCCTGGGCGCCATCAAGCAGCATTCTGGCGACTATCAACTCGGCCTCTGGCTGTTTGCCTCACTCGGCCTGCTTGCATGGTTTGGTCTGTACAACGTCAAACGCCGCTGGCGCACCACCTGGGGCGCGTCCAGCATGACCGCAGCGCGGGTCTGA